Proteins encoded in a region of the Uloborus diversus isolate 005 chromosome 1, Udiv.v.3.1, whole genome shotgun sequence genome:
- the LOC129228567 gene encoding ATP synthase subunit alpha, mitochondrial-like, translating to MAFMSLRLSSIAVKQLSQKVPKISPKISPCLSKYLSTGRALAASGPGAAEVSSILEERILGHTPTAELEETGRVLSIGDGIARVYGLKNIQAEEMVEFSSGLKGMALNLEPDNVGIVVFGNDRLIKEGDIVKRTGAIVDVPVGPEMLGRVVDALGNPIDGKGPINATRRARVGVKAPGIIPRISVREPMLTGIKAVDSLVPIGRGQRELIIGDRQTGKTAIAIDTIINQKRFNEGADEKKKLFCIYVAIGQKRSTVAQIVKRLTDSDAIKYSIMVAATASEAAPLQYLAPYSGCAMGEYFRDNGMHGLIIYDDLSKQAVAYRQMSLLLRRPPGREAYPGDVFYLHSRLLERAAKMNETFKGGSLTALPVIETQAGDVSAYIPTNVISITDGQIFLETELFYKGIRPAINVGLSVSRVGSAAQTKAMKQVAGSMKLELAQYREVAAFAQFGSDLDASTQQLLSRGVRLTELLKQGQYVPMPIEDQVAVIYTGVRGYLDKLDPSRIQAFEKDFLHHIKTSHQDILTTIASEGKISDETDKKLKKIVSDFVVTFQA from the exons atggcGTTTATGTCTCTTCGGTTATCATCTATCGCAGTAAAACAGCTTTCTCAGAAAGTTCCAAAG ATTTCTCCTAAAATATCGCCATGcctttcaaaatatttaagtaCTGGAAGAGCACTAGCTGCTTCTGGACCAG GTGCGGCAGAAGTTTCAAGTATATTGGAGGAACGCATTCTTGGGCATACCCCAACAGCTGAATTAGAAGAAACAGGAAGAGTGTTGTCTATTGGTGATGGTATTGCCCGTGTTTAtggattaaaaaatattcaagcgGAAGAGATGGTGGAATTTTCTAGCGGCCTAAAG GGTATGGCTTTAAATTTAGAGCCTGATAATGTTGGTATTGTCGTCTTTGGTAATGATAGGCTAATTAAGGAAGGGGACATAGTTAAGCGAACTGGTGCTATTGTGGATGTGCCTGTCGGACCTGAAATGCTTGGCAGGGTTGTTGATGCTTTAGGTAATCCCATCGATGGAAAG GGACCTATCAATGCTACACGTCGTGCCAGGGTAGGGGTCAAAGCTCCTGGCATCATCCCTCGTATTTCCGTACGAGAGCCTATGTTGACGGGCATTAAAGCTGTTGACAGCTTGGTTCCAATTGGTAGAGGACAGAGAGAATTGATTATTGGTGATAGGCAGactgg gaAAACAGCCATTGCTATCGACACAATCATTAACCAAAAAAGATTCAATGAAGGAGCTGATgagaagaaaaaactattttgtatttaCGTTGCCATTGGTCAAAAGAGGAGTACAGTTGCTCAGATTGTGAAACGGCTAACAGATTCAG ATGCAATTAAATATTCCATTATGGTTGCTGCAACTGCTTCGGAAGCTGCTCCTCTACAGTACTTGGCTCCTTATTCTGGCTGTGCCATGGGAGAATACTTTAGAGATAATGGCATGCATGGCCTTATCATCTATGATGATTTATCAAAACAG GCCGTGGCTTACCGCCAGATGTCCCTGCTGCTGAGGAGGCCCCCCGGCCGAGAGGCTTACCCCGGGGACGTCTTCTACCTCCACTCCCGGCTCCTGGAGCGAGCGGCCAAGATGAACGAGACCTTCAAGGGGGGCTCCCTGACCGCCCTGCCAGTCATCGAGACCCAAGCTGGCGACGTGTCCGCCTACATCCCCACCAACGTCATCTCCATCACAGACGGACAGATCTTCTTGGAGACCGAGCTCTTCTACAAGGGCATCCGGCCGGCCATCAACGTCGGCCTGTCCGTGAGCAGGGTGGGTTCCGCCGCCCAGACCAAGGCCATGAAGCAG GTTGCTGGTTCCATGAAACTAGAACTTGCCCAATATCGTGAAGTAGCTGCTTTTGCTCAGTTTGGATCTGATTTAGATGCTTCCACACAACAACTGTTGAGCAGGGGAGTTAGGCTTACTGAACTGTTGAAGCAAGGACAATATG TGCCTATGCCTATCGAAGACCAAGTTGCTGTGATCTACACAGGCGTCAGGGGTTATCTGGATAAATTGGACCCATCACGTATCCAAGCTTTCGAAAAAGATTTCTTGCACCACATCAAAACTAGCCACCAAGACATCCTTACCACTATCGCATCTGAGGGTAAAATCAGTGATGAAACAGACAAGAAGTTAAAGAAAATTGTGTCAGACTTTGTAGTAACCTTCCAGGCATAG